One segment of Panicum virgatum strain AP13 chromosome 1K, P.virgatum_v5, whole genome shotgun sequence DNA contains the following:
- the LOC120654716 gene encoding uncharacterized protein LOC120654716 codes for MGSRTQDVRPCSASHSALTGGPISQAQPNRWYPLQHTPRRSGSFFLPSSLLPKLVTSPHSHRPAPCSPFSPRSVGLGGSSSARRSSELVPPMADEEVSDPKALLEEHSKAKCVSQWYEYQKCVKRIENDETGHKHCTGQYFDYWKCVDKNVAEKLFDLLK; via the exons atggggagtcgaacccaggacgtCAG GCCGTGTAGCGCGTCTCACTCAGCACTGACGGGCGGCCCAATCTCACAGGCCCAGCCCAATAGATGGTATCCTCTCCAACACACCCCCCGTAGgtccggaagcttcttcctcccctcctcgctcctccccaagctCGTCACATCTCCCCATTCTCACCGCCCCGCTCCGTGCTCGCCGTTCTCCCCTCGCTCCG TTGGATTAGGGGGGTCTTCCtctgctcgccggagctcggAGCTCGTCCCCCCCAT GGCGGATGAAGAGGTATCTGATCCAAAGGCGCTCCTTGAGGAACACTCAAAGGCTAAGTGTGTGTCACAGTGGTACGAATATCAG AAATGTGTCAAGAGAATTGAAAATGACGAGACTGGGCACAAGCACTGTACTGGCCAGTACTTCGATTACTGGAAATGTGTTGACAAGAAT GTTGCTGAGAAACTCTTTGATCTGCTAAAATGA
- the LOC120704100 gene encoding histone H3.2 has product MARTKQTARKSTGGKAPRKQLATKAARKSAPATGGVKKPHRFRPGTVALREIRKYQKSTELLIRKLPFQRLVREIAQDFKTDLRFQSSAVAALQEAAEAYLVGLFEDTNLCAIHAKRVTIMPKDIQLARRIRGERA; this is encoded by the coding sequence ATGGCCCGCACGAAGCAGACAGCGCGCAAGTCGACGGGCGGCAAGGCCCCGCGGAAGCAGCTCGCGACCAAGGCGGCGCGCAAGTCGGCCCCGGCGACGGGCGGCGTGAAGAAGCCCCACCGCTTCCGCCCCGGCACCGTCGCGCTCCGCGAGATCCGCAAGTACCAGAAGAGCACGGAGCTGCTCATCCGCAAGCTCCCCTTCCAGCGCCTCGTCCGCGAGATCGCGCAGGACTTCAAGACCGACCTCCGCTTCCagtcctccgccgtcgccgcgctgcaGGAGGCCGCCGAGGCCTACCTCGTCGGGCTCTTCGAGGACACCAACCTCTGCGCCATCCACGCCAAGCGCGTCACCATCATGCCCAAGGACATCCAGCTCGCGCGCCGCATTAGGGGCGAGAGGGCCTGa
- the LOC120704099 gene encoding RING-H2 finger protein ATL78-like, translating to MVTLMAKKKKTICSFTPNLTAACNLAAYIYRFQFSTAETYSYILAYFRVTEVPAFVECRQEKRIEFDQLGRKSWRQREVSRVEVIEAGMQEGYVFSRRALLLRIYGENAAASQVVAGHGQEAAPPAADGAGNSFDANVVMILAVLLFALICALGLNSIVRCALRCSTRMPAPGGSRRRQQAAAGEPGLPVARLAQAGARRKALRAMPTLVYSAGLLPLQAAGGGGGPVCAICLGELEPGERVRVLPKCNHGFHVRCVDRWLLARSTCPTCRQPLFAALPKGSGPADAGAGAEPPVRAFLMPLRPEGFVTPYDF from the coding sequence ATGGTGACACTCatggcaaagaaaaaaaaaactatatgcAGCTTCACACCAAATCTTACTGCTGCCTGCAATcttgctgcctatatataccgctTCCAGTTCAGCACGGCAGAAACTTACTCTTACATTCTTGCATATTTCAGAGTTACAGAAGTGCCTGCCTTTGTAGAGTGTAGACAAGAGAAACGGATCGAATTCGATCAACTGGGAAGGAAGAGTTGGCGTCAGAGAGAGGTATCACGAGTGGAGGTGATCGAAGCAGGCATGCAAGAAGGGTACGTGTTCTCGAGGAGGGCGTTGCTGCTGCGCATCTACGGGGAGAATGCCGCCGCGAGCCAGGTGGTGGCCGGGCACGGGCAGGAAGCAGCTCCTCCGGCGGCCGACGGCGCCGGCAACAGCTTCGACGCGAACGTGGTCATGATCCTGGCCGTGCTCCTGTTCGCGCTCATCTGCGCGCTGGGGCTCAACTCCATTGTGCGGTGCGCGCTCCGGTGCTCGACCCGGatgccggcgcccggcggctcgcggcggcggcagcaggcggcCGCGGGGGAGCCGGGGCTGCCGGTGGCGCGGCTGGCGcaggcgggcgcgcggcggAAGGCGCTGCGCGCGATGCCGACGCTGGTGTACTCGGCGGGGCTGCTGCCGctgcaggcggccggcggcggcggcgggcccgtGTGCGCCATCTGCCTGGGCGAGCTGGAGCCCGGGGAGCGCGTCCGCGTGCTGCCCAAGTGCAACCACGGCTTCCACGTCCGCTGCGTCGACCGGTGGCTGCTGGCGCGGTCCACATGCCCGACGTGCCGGCAGCCGCTGTTCGCCGCGCTGCCCAAGGGCTCTGgccccgccgacgccggcgccggcgccgagccgCCGGTGCGGGCGTTCCTCATGCCGCTCCGCCCGGAAGGTTTCGTCACGCCGTACGATTTTTAG